The following is a genomic window from Clostridium sp..
GTTTAGAGCATATTCAAGATCTGCATCGAGAACTATAGAGAAATCGAAAGTAGTTGAAAAGGTTCTGGGAGTAGAACTGAATATAATAATAAACTATGAAAATTTGGACAAGGTTAAATATGCTTTTGAAAAGAATCTCTGGTATATTGAGGATATAAAATATTCCGATAAAGTCAATATATTGATGTACTATGAGGCTGAAAACAGTGATAAGGTTATCAATAAAATAATAGAAATCACAAGTGGAAAATGCCAGGTTATAGTCGGAGATGAAGAGTATTATTTCAAAATAGAAAATAGGTTGTATAGGGAATAGATTATAAAAATTTGAGATTTCAAATATTTATGTGATATAATATTTAATGTTTTTATATATAGTAATTTAGGAGGGAATTATATGTCAGGACATTCAAAATGGCATAACATACAGGCAAAAAAAGGTAAAATAGATGCAAAAAGAGGTAAAATATTTACTAAAATAGGTAAGGAAATTGCAATTGCTGCAAAAGACGGCTCCAATCCAGATACGAATTCAAAATTGAGAGATGTCATAGCAAAGGCAAAATCAAATAATATGCCACAGGATACAATAACTAGAGCAATAAAAAAAGGTTCCGGAGAAATGGAAGGAATAAATTATGAAGAGATAATCTATGAAGGCTATGGTCCTGGCGGTGTAGCTGTAATAGTCAAGGCGCTGACTGACAATAAAAATAGAACTGCAGGTAATGTAAGAACTGCATTTACCAGAAGCGGCGGTAATCTTGGAGCTAATGGCTGCGTAGGTTGGATGTTCAATACTAAGGGACAGATAATAATAGAGAGAACTGAAGATATGGACGAAGACGATATAATGATGAAGGTGCTGGATGCCGGAGCTGAGGATTTTGATGCACAGGATGAGGTATTTGAGATAACTACTTCCATAGATGAATTTGCAAAAGTGAGAGACGCTCTCCAGAATGAGGGTTTTAAATTCATTTCGGCTGACATCAATATGATACCGGACAACTTAACGGCTGTTGATATGGAAACTGCTGAAAAGGTACAGAAGCTTATAGATAAACTTGAAGATGATGATGATGTTCAAGATGTCTATCACAATGCAGACTTTCCCGATGAATTTGAGGAATAGCTGATTTTAATATAATCTATATAATTTTAGGCCATTTTCAATAATAGATGATTTTTAGTATCTACAGGTTGGATATGGTCTTTTATTCTTACAATGTTCTTCCGAAAGGAGTGAAAATATGGACTTGAAAGAAATTGTCAAGTATTCTGGATTTACTCAAAAAGCATTTTGCTATTACAACAAAGACGTGATAAAAATGTTTCAGGAATATTTAAAAGACATAGAAGAGAGTACTTCGGAATTAGAAAGATTTG
Proteins encoded in this region:
- a CDS encoding YebC/PmpR family DNA-binding transcriptional regulator, whose product is MSGHSKWHNIQAKKGKIDAKRGKIFTKIGKEIAIAAKDGSNPDTNSKLRDVIAKAKSNNMPQDTITRAIKKGSGEMEGINYEEIIYEGYGPGGVAVIVKALTDNKNRTAGNVRTAFTRSGGNLGANGCVGWMFNTKGQIIIERTEDMDEDDIMMKVLDAGAEDFDAQDEVFEITTSIDEFAKVRDALQNEGFKFISADINMIPDNLTAVDMETAEKVQKLIDKLEDDDDVQDVYHNADFPDEFEE